The DNA region ACCCCAGGGATTATCGAGACCCCATTGCAAGCGCCAGGGCCGATGCCAGACTTCCCATTTTGTTGGTGGACGGAATATTCCTGTTGGGGCCTGTCACTTTGGAAGGAATATTAATCCCAAAGGCAGAGGTAAACGAATTTCCACTGCCTGATAGCCCTTGGGAACCAAAAGCGCTGAGAGATATGAGAAGAAGCGCTGAATCAGGTGAGATTGTTCTTTCCCCAGGAGAAGAACCGGACGACTGGTTTAGGGATGCTGAGTTTGCCTTTCGAGTCTCCACAGTGACAGGCGGTTTTGACCTGGCATTGCTCTATTACAACGGCTACACAGACGATCCTGTTTATCACCGCGATTTCCTGGCCGATGGCAGGATGCGCTTCACCCCTCGTTATCACCGCTACCAGGCTTACGGATTTAACTTTGCAAAAGGTTTTGAACGAGTCACAATACGCGGTGAACTTGCCGTAAAGCCAGGGCTTCTTTTTTCAATTGATTCCAATGATGCATTATACGCAAAAGACAGCGATGGTCTTACGGCCAGGGATCTTTACCAGGGCGTGATCGGCATCGACCGAACCTTTTTCACAAACCTTTATGTAAACCTGCAATTTTTCTATGATTTTATAGAAAGCGGCCGTGAATCGATTACACTGAAACGTAAAACCCATGGTCTTACCTTTGAAATCAGCAATAAGTTTCTTGACGATGATTTAAATACCGGTTTTCGAGGTATGTATTTTACCAGTAATGACGGATCAGCCTCTGAGATATTTGCAGAATACAAGATCGGTGACAACTGGCAAATTGCCCCTGGATATATGGCTTTCAACGGCCCCAAAGACTCCCGCCTTGGGCAGTTCAAGGATAACGATATGGTCTATCTGAGATTGAGATACAGTTTTTGATTCAACGGTAAATCTGCTGGGCGCTTCTAACTAATAAATAAGCAAGGGTTCTTGCAATAATACGAATTTTCAGATATAAGAAAAAGAAATTAAAAGATGCAGGATGGCATCAATGTCGGTATTATTAGAAGTAGAAATGCCTGAGGGGGCATTTTCAGCGCTGAAGCAGGATCATGAGGGTTTGACCAGGGAGTTGCGTCTTGCGGCAGCAGCAAAATGGTATGAAATGGGGATAATATCACAGGAGAAAGCTGCTGAAATAGCTGGACTCTCAAGGATGAAATTCATATTTTCACTTTCCAAATATGGAGTTTCCCCCTTTCAATATACGGTAGAGGAAATAAGAGAGGAACTCGATCGTGTCTGACCAGTAGGTTTGCAATGCATTACCTCGTATACTCCTGAAACACATAGGTCATCTCAGACTCTTGACTGATCTTTGCGAAATCCTTGTTGTCCCAAAAGGTGTGGCAAATGAAATACTGAAATATAAAGAGGAAGCGCCGACCCTGGAAGCCTTTCTGACATCTCCAAAGGTGACAAGGGTACAAAGTGACATAACTATCGAACCTGCTATTGCTGGGTGGGACTTGGGGAAAGGAGAATCAGAGGTTTTATCATGGGCATTAACTCATCCTGAATATGAAGCAATCCTTGATGATTTATCTGCGCGTAAGTGCGCTCGGAGTCTTGGCATCCCTTTGCGTGGAACAGTGGGTATCATCCTTCTTGCAAAGAAAAGAAGCTATATTTCAAAAGCAGCGCCACTTATAGAATCGCTAATAGATACTGGTTTGAGGTTTGATATGAAATGGATAAATGAAGCGCTTGAACTTGTAGGAGAAAGTTTGAAATTAGATTGATATTATTGGAAACTTTCGCTCCAATTTTCCCCGCCAGAAAATACAAAAACTCCGGATCATCTTTCCCCGAGACGAACAGATTCAGATTGCCAGCCCTGTCTGCACCTGCCTGTCACGGAACCTGTCTGCGTGCGACGCACAGGCAGGCGGCAGACAAGCAGGTGCATAGGCAGAAATGACAGCTTGGCCTGTGAAATCTTTGCGGAATACAGGTTAGGCGATAACTATAAAGCTTCCCTGTTTGTATGTTCTTCAGCGGCCCCAAAGATTACCGTTTGGCCCAGTTCAGCCACAATAATATGTTCTACCCTGAGATTAAAATGTAGTTTTAAAACCAACAGCAAAAAATCTTGACATAGAACTTTTCCTTTGTTAGGGAAACCTAAATTATTTAAC from Caldisericota bacterium includes:
- a CDS encoding UPF0175 family protein, with amino-acid sequence MSVLLEVEMPEGAFSALKQDHEGLTRELRLAAAAKWYEMGIISQEKAAEIAGLSRMKFIFSLSKYGVSPFQYTVEEIREELDRV
- a CDS encoding DUF1302 family protein — its product is NQLRVKELDEPISLRQRLWLDCYLGQDLSAYGSPAQAGWIRGFANAYFDYDPAVRDWTDDNDELYYLELNEAYLTIDTERIDFILGKKMMRWGTGDGINPMDLINPRDYRDPIASARADARLPILLVDGIFLLGPVTLEGILIPKAEVNEFPLPDSPWEPKALRDMRRSAESGEIVLSPGEEPDDWFRDAEFAFRVSTVTGGFDLALLYYNGYTDDPVYHRDFLADGRMRFTPRYHRYQAYGFNFAKGFERVTIRGELAVKPGLLFSIDSNDALYAKDSDGLTARDLYQGVIGIDRTFFTNLYVNLQFFYDFIESGRESITLKRKTHGLTFEISNKFLDDDLNTGFRGMYFTSNDGSASEIFAEYKIGDNWQIAPGYMAFNGPKDSRLGQFKDNDMVYLRLRYSF
- a CDS encoding DUF3368 domain-containing protein, with the translated sequence MANEILKYKEEAPTLEAFLTSPKVTRVQSDITIEPAIAGWDLGKGESEVLSWALTHPEYEAILDDLSARKCARSLGIPLRGTVGIILLAKKRSYISKAAPLIESLIDTGLRFDMKWINEALELVGESLKLD